A stretch of the Panicum virgatum strain AP13 chromosome 9N, P.virgatum_v5, whole genome shotgun sequence genome encodes the following:
- the LOC120688500 gene encoding probable leucine-rich repeat receptor-like protein kinase At1g35710: MAAASFARALLLLVVVLLLAGAARGKTVKRDVKALNEIKSSLGWRVVYSWVGDDPCGHGDLPPWSGVTCSQQGDYRVVTELEVYAVSIVGPFPTAVTNLLDLRRLDLHNNKLTGPIPPQIGRLKHLRVLNLRWNKLQDVLPPEIGELKKLTHLYLSFNNFKGEIPVELANLPELRYLYLHENRFTGRIPSELGTLKNLRHLDVGNNHLTGTLRDFIGNGNGFPSLRNLYLNNNELTGVLPEQIANLTNLEILHLSNNKMIGSISPKLVNIPRLIYLYLDNNNFIGRIPEGLYKHPYLKELYIEGNHFRPGTRPKGTHKVLELPDADSLV, translated from the exons TGAAAGCATTGAATGAGATAAAATCTTCACTGGGCTGGAGAGTTGTATACTCATGGGTTGGCGATGACCCTTGCGGGCATGGTGATCTACCACCCTGGTCTGGTGTGACATGCTCACAGCAAGGGGATTACAGAGTTGTGACTGAACT GGAAGTCTATGCTGTATCTATAGTTGGTCCTTTCCCAACAGCAGTAACTAACCTGTTGGATCTGAGAAGATT GGATCTTCACAATAACAAGTTGACAGGGCCAATTCCTCCGCAGATTGGACGGTTAAAACATCTCAGGGTATT GAACCTGAGGTGGAATAAGCTTCAAGATGTGCTTCCTCCTGAAATTGGTGAACTCAAGAAACTGACACACTT GTACTTGAGCTTCAACAATTTTAAAGGCGAGATTCCAGTGGAGCTTGCAAACCTGCCAGAACTTCGTTACCTTTATCTTCATGAGAACCGATTCACGGGGCGGATCCCTTCAGAACTTGGAACTCTAAAGAACCTACGTCACCT TGATGTTGGGAACAACCACTTGACAGGCACTCTCAGGGATTTTATTGGCAACGGGAATGGCTTCCCTTCCTTGAGAAATCT TTACCTTAACAATAACGAATTGACTGGTGTGCTGCCAGAACAGATTGCAAATTTGACAAACCTTGAGATTTT GCACTTGTCCAATAATAAGATGATCGGATCAATATCGCCGAAGCTAGTTAACATCCCAAGACTGATCTATTT GTACTTGGACAATAACAACTTCATTGGAAGGATACCCGAAGGGTTATACAAACATCCATATCTGAAGGAGCT GTACATTGAAGGAAACCACTTCAGGCCAGGAACCAGACCAAAAGGAACGCACAAGGTGCTGGAACTGCCTGATGCTGACAGTTTAGTTTAG